Genomic DNA from Halalkalicoccus tibetensis:
TCCTCAGAAAGGGAAGAACCACATGCTGTCTGGTATGAACGTGCCGCAGCACGCGAATTACTAGCTACCTTCTCAGACATCAATGAGCTAATCGGAATATCTGTTCTTGGGACTAGTGGTTGGGTTGCTCCGAATAGGGGCACCCAACATATTGCAACAATAGGACAAGCTCTTGAGGATCCCGCTATACTCCCACTTGAGCCACCGCCTACGAACAGCCTCGAGGAGACTGCCGATTCGCAGGTTCAGACATTCCGGACACGGCTTGATCGAGGAATGGGTGTATTTTTTCTTTCACCGCTTCTTGATGAGCTTCCGGTTGAAACAGTTCGAACGCTTCAGGCGGATGGTCATTCAGTAACGGTACTGTCTCCAGATGTAACAGCATCCGGTACACTGGGAGCGAAGATCTCCCGACTTCAACGAGCCAACCGCATTGCTACTCTTCGACGAGCAGATATTTCAGTTGTCGATTGGGGGCCTGAGAAGCCTCTTGAGACCGTGGTGAAAGAGGGGTTTCAAAAATGAACAATGCCGCGAGAAACCCCATTGATTCGGTACCTGCAACCAGCAGTGCGAGCATAGCGTTTGGTACCCTACTTGGTGCGTGTTTTATTGGTTTGAGTGGTCCAATTCAGACTGTCGCACTTGTTCTGGAGGCGATAGGCCTCATACTGTTTATTGGCGGAGTACTCCTTCGACGACGGAATCATATCATTGTTGGACGAATCCTCACTGCAGTGGGAGTTATGGCTGCTGTCTCCGTGTCCGTCAGTATTGTAGCTCTCTATCCTCCCCTGCCGATACTATTAATCTCTCTTTCTTGCACAGTCGGAGTGCTGATCTTCACACTTGGTGTCTTCCCTGTCTATACTAAGGTAGCCTACCCCTTTGCAATCACCGGTATCTCCTTTGTCTTCATCAGTGTAATCGCGAGTACTGTCATTGACCCATCACCGTTTTGGCGGTCTGCAGTAGCAGCGTCGTGTGTTTTACTGACATGGGGAATAACCAATCGAGCAATTACACTCGGAAGACAGGTTGGCGGTACTGCTGAAACGATCTCTACAGAGATAACCGGAATTTCAGTGGATATCGCTGTCACAGTTACTGCGGTTTTGCTTACGATCGGAGCCTCCTTGATTCCACTCAGCTCCCCCTCCTTTGTTGGATTGGCACTGCTTTTACTCGCCCTGTTAGCGTTTGTGCTTGCTTTGTGTCATATCCCTCGGGTGGATAGTCCTCAAGTACGACAGGAGAGATGAATATCTCCAGGCACTCTGATGCTCGAGCGGTCCAGATGTACGAGGACACATCCTCGTGTGTGATCTGCTATCCTCTATGAAATCTCACCAATACATACTAGCGGTAACGCCACTATCGATTTCAAAACTGTTTTATACTTTTAGGTGGACCTAAAATACGGGAGATGGAACTCACCAAACGAGGCGACAACTGATTCGAACAAGTGCTGCAGTGGCCGGAGTCGGGATAGTAGCCGGTTGTGTAACCGATGGCGAAACTGACGATGAAACAACGACGGATCGAACGATGGCTACGAGGTAACGATGGAACCCGTTGGGACCGTTGAGTTCGATTCGGTTCCGGAGGCCTGGGCTGCTAACAACGGAAGTTGGGCCGATATGGGAATCGCACTCGGACAGGATCCGCCGAAAGCTGTCTACCTCACTGAGCGATATCACACCCAGCTGTATGAGGATATTCCCGGTGTGAGCGTTGACAAAAGCGATATGATGGCACTCTGGGAAGGTGAACTCGACCCAGAAGAATTCCTTTCGCTGACCCAAGATGTCGATGTATTTGTCATGGATCCAAACTTCATTATCGCTCGAGCCGATCACTGGAGCGAAGACGACATCGAACAGATCGAGGCGACTGGGACGCCGTTTTTCGGAAACAGCATCTTTTCGCGGGGCTATGAATGGCACGACCACGAGTATCCCACGCTCTACGAAGCCTTCGAGAGCCTATCAGAAGTGTTTCAAGAATCGGGGCGGTATGAAGCCTTCAAGGAAGTTCATGACAAGTTTCAGGACGGACTCGAGAGAATCGTTCCGCCAGAGGATGAACGACCGTCGGTTGTCATCATGTGGCCCCAGCCGACCGAGCAGCCGACCGAATTCTCGCCGTACCTTATCGACGAAGGAACGAGTTTTAAGCAGTGGCGGGATCTCGGCGTCGAGGACGCATTCGCGACGACGGACGTAGACGATTTCCACGCCGGCCGTTCGCGGGTCGATTACGAGTTGCTGCTCGATATCGATCCTGACGTGCTATTGATTCGGGGCAACGAAAATAAGACCGCCGAGGAATTTCAAGACACAGTTGTCGCGTTCATGAAGGACCATAACGTCGCCAGCTCGCTGACTGCGGTCGAGAACGACGATGTTTACCGCGGTGGGCCGCTGTACCAGGGTCCTATTACAAACCTCGTGCTGACGGGGCGTGCGGCGAACCAGATCTACGACATCGATCGAGAGTTGTTCGATCGTGATCGCGTCGCAGACATCGTAAACGGGGACTTCTGAGTCGGGAAGCTCGCGAATAGACGCGAGTTCGCCGCGTTCGCCAACGATATCGGGAGGGCTGATGTGTCGCTGATTACGCCGGGCTCAATCTTCGACCGCGCGACGACGGGCGCTCGAAGCGTGATGAAACGGCTCTGTGAGGCCGCAGAGCTCGATATACCGACTCCACCGGAGGGTCCCGGCTATCTCCAACTCCATGGTGCTCGTCGTGGGATTGGCGATACGTTCTATCGAATGGATCGTGGGACTGCGCAGGACTTGATGCGCCATCAGAGTCTCGAAACAACCAATGCTATCGGTATGGTGAGCATTTAGGACATTCGATGAATATTTATAAACTTCCTCTGAGAATATGGGGCAATGGGACAGTCACTCTCGAAGCTGCTTGACGATCCCGAGATAAGAACGGCTGCCGAGACGGTCTATCGCCATGCAGAACAGAGTGATGGGACTGTACAGTGGCAAGATGTTCGAGACGAACTTACAGCTACCCAGTGGGCTCGATTGATCCAGACCGAGATACTTATCGATGCTAACGGTCGGTTTGTGATCGACGATCCAACCGCCGTTGAAGAGGCCCTTGAGGAGACGCCTTTTCCGGAGGCAGCAACGACAGAAACCAATGGTTGGTCAACTGCTGACAAACTCGCAGGTATCTGTGCGCTTGGACTTATTACTGGGTATCAACTAACTGGAGTCCGTGAATTCGTTGGTCAGAGTGTTAATGTTGTCTTGGGGCCGCTTGAGGCACTTTTCCCACTTTATGCTGTTATCGCCGTTGCTGCAGTCATAACCGGTCTCTTTTCGACTGGTATCCAGGCTCGAATGACTGATCGCGATCAGATGAGCAAACAACGTGAGCGGCTTCAAGCACTTCAAAATCGGATTAGTGCTGCAAAAGCGCGGAATGACGAAACAGCCCTTGCGGAGTTTGAGGACGAACAGCAGAGTTTAGTAAGCGATCAAATCGGAATGATTGGCCAAATGATTCGGCCGGCAGTCTGGACAATGCTTGTAACGATCCCAATATTCCTCTGGTTGTTCTGGCTGCTGCATTCACCAGCAACAGCGATCAACGCAACCGGTATGGTATTTCCAGTACTCGGGCAGATCACATGGACTGCACGCGTACTCGGGCCAATCCAAGCCTGGATGGTCTGGTATATCATCTGTTCGATTGGCTCCCGATTAGTAATCCGCAAGACACGCGAGATCGCCAACTCAACTGCGTAAAAGTCCCTCGCTCCATTGGAATACGTGGACAGTCGAGTTTCTGGAACCATTCTAAACGAAGATACGGTGAGTGAATCAAGTGAAGAGGGTCTACAGATCGCTACTTATGCGAGCCATTGCAGCTGGCTCATGTTCATCAGGGACATCGAGATGGTGGAACTCCTTCATAATGCGGGTCATTGCCAGTGCTTCATAGAGCGGCTCTGGAGTCGCGAGTGCGTCAACCCGGTCCAGTGCTTCCGTTCGATATGTCTTCAGCATCGCTTCGCACACCATGGGCCGTCGATCCGCCCCATCGAGAAGACCCGCTAAGAACGCCCCACTGAAGAGATAGACGGCGAACTCGAAATTAAACGTTGCTGGCACAGCCAGCGTATATCCCCAGTCGAGCAGTGCAGTAATTTCGCCTGTTGCGGTGTCAATTAGTAGATTGTGTAATTCAGAAGGTCCCTCAGCAACGATCGATCCTCCAAGAGCAGCTCGCTACTACCATCCAACCGACTGCTGAGGCTTTGTTGAAGACCAATGAGGGTTCACACTCTCATGGGCTAGCAGAATTTCCACCAAGTCAGTAAAGAAGTCAGTGACTCGCCCCCTCAGAATGGCCGCGATCGAATGGGGGCGCCGTTCGTCAACCGTGGGAAATGTATAAATAGGACTGTAAAGTATGCTTTACTGGAAAGCACGCTTTACGGAAAGGGAACTTTCCACCCAACCATGACCGAAGCCAACCGCTCAACGAAGCACAGAATCGCAACACGACGTCGGTACAAGCGTTTGATGTTTGGCTGTCTGGCCGTCGGTATCGTCGGGCTCCTGATCGGTTCGTTCCTCGATCAGTATCTGATCGGGGTCCTAATCTACTGGGCCGGTTTCTTTGGGATGTTAGGCGTATGGCAATTCAGCTCGGTGACGCTATACGACGAACGCGATACCGCCATCGAGCGCAAAGCGAGCGACTACACGCTCAGCGTGTTCGCTTTCGTACTGGTGCTTGGAGCGCCAGGTGGGATTATGCTCGAGGAAGGGGGCGTTGTCACGCTCCCGGCTGCCTTCGATGGGGCGATGTGGATGCTGGTCGCCGTCTACGCCGTTTTCGGCGTGGTCTACACCGTCCTCCGAAACCGAACATGAAAAACGACCTCCGAGAACGCCGGGAGCGAGACGGCGACAGCCAGGCGGATCTGGCAGCTGCGGTCGATGTCACTCGACAGAGCATCAACGCGATCGAACGCGGGCGGTACGATCCGTCGCTGGAGCTGGCATTCAAGCTCGCTCGCCAGTACGACTGTGCGATCGAAGACATATTTGATCCGGATTCCCATGACTGACCGCACACATGAGTTCGATTACAGTCCCGACCGCCCCACTTTCCAGCAACGTGCTCTTTGCCATCCGAGCCGTAGGAGCGTCCTTGCCGGGGTTGGAGCGCTCGCTGCCGCGAGTTACACCGGGATCGCTGCAAGCGGGGCCGACACACCCCGGACCAACGGCAAGGCGGCATCGGCTCGTGATCAATCGTCTGACGCGCCCGCCGAACACGACGTCTCACCCGCCGATATCGAGGCACTGATCGACAGGCAGATGGCCGACGCCGTCGACGAGGGCGACATTGTAGGCGCGACGGTCGCGGTCACCCACGGTGATGCGGTCGTGCTGACGAAGGGCTATGGCCGGATCACGCCGGACGACGGCGAGCCCGTTGACGAGACGACACTGTTCCGGATCGGGTCGGTTACCAAGCCGATTATCTGGACCGCCGCCATGCAACTGATCGACGCGGGTACGATCGATCCCGACGAAGACGTCCGAACGTATCTGGACTCGGTCTCGATCCCTGACGACGAGCCGATCACAATGGCCGACCTGGCAACCCACACAGCCGGGTTCGAAGAACGTAATCAGGGGCTGTGGGTGAGCGATCCCGAGGAACGGCGCCCGCTGGTCGACGTGCTTGATGCGGAACAGCCAGCCCGCATCCGGTCCCCCGGCGAAGTACTCTCGTATTCGAACTATGGGACGGCGCTGGCGGGACAAATCGTCGCCAACGCCGCCGGACAGGAGCTTGATGCCTATATCCGCGAGCACGTATTCGACCCCCTGGGAATGGACACGGCATCGGTCACACAACCGGCCGATCCGCCCGCAACGCAGGGATATACGGCACTCACCGGATCACCGACAGCAGCACCGGGACTCGGCGTAGAACTCTGGCCGGCCGGTTCGATGACCGCCAGCGCGAGAGACATGGGACAGTTCATGCGTGCGCACATAGCAGATACGGCGCTCGGCGAGCAGGGGCTTTCGCTCGATGTCGTGACGCGGATGCAAGAGCAGTGGTTCACCCATCATCCGACAGTCGACGGTGTCGGATTCGGCTGGATCGAGAGGACTCACGGGGGTGTTCGGACGCTCTGGCACAACGGCGCGATTCCCGGATCGTTCTACAGCCACCTCGTATTGGTCCCTGAAGCCGACCTTGGCCTGTTCGTCTCGTACAACACCGATGCCGGCGCAGAGGCAGCAAACGAGTTGGTCGATGCCGTCCTCGACGAGAGTATCGGGGCAGTCGAGACGCCGGATCGAGAACCAAGCGGTCGACCGGACCACGCAGATGAACTCGCCGGGACGTATCGCGGGCTCCGAATCGCGGACACCTCCCATTCGAAGCTGTTTACGACGCTTCAGGCCGGCGAAATCGATGTCGCGATCACCGACAACTATCTGATAACCGAAATCGGGGGCGAATCGACACGGTGGATCCAACGCGAATCGTTAGTGTTCGACGAGGCAGAGGGACAGGAGACCCTCGCGTTCTCCGAGGACCTCTCCCGGCTGTACGTAGGGCATCAGGCGTTCGAGCGCCGGTCGTGGACCGAATCGGCAGCGCTCCACGGTGTGTTAGGCGCGGGATCGGCCCTTGGGATCCTCGGTGGCGCTATTGGTCCGCCGCTTGCCGCTGGTGTGCGCCGGTTCCGTAGCAGCGAGGGTGACGACTCGAGAGAAGACGGAGTCGAAAGCGTTCCGGAGGACGGGATGGCGATCAAGAGCACCGAAACCACGGCGTCTTCGGGGGAAAGCGAGAGCAATGCAGCGGGAAGAACCGGAAACCGGATTGCCAGCGGCCGACTGGTGGCATGGCTTGAGTCTCCGACGGTCGCGCGTCGAACGATTCTCATTGCCGCGGGGCTCGTCGTGACGTTCGTCGTCGGTTTCGGCGCTGGGTTGGTGTTCGATCCGACGCTGCTTTCGGAACCGCCCTTATGGTACCGGCTGTTGCTGGTTGTCCCCCCGATCGCCACGCTGGTGATGGGTGTTTCGATCGGGTCGGCAGCGGTGGCGTGGCGTCACGGCTTGTGGCGTCGACGGTCGCTGATTGCCTACGGGATGCTTGCTGTATCGACAGCAGTCACCTGCTGGCTACTGTACTACTGGAACCTGTTTGGGACACCTGGGTAGGAGGAGGGAACATTGCTGGACGCGGCGATCCCTCCACACGATTCGACGGCGCGAACAACCCGGCCGATCATTTCTCCCGTAGCGTCGACCATTCTGTTGCATTCTAATAAAGAAATGATGTAATTATTGGATCTTTCAGACGGTGGTTCGCCCAGAGGAAGCGAGTATGATTTTGGGTCATCGTCCCACTAGTGACGGTTGTCCCTGTCTGGTAGCTCAAACTATCAATACCCAGTACAATCAGACTGTGAACTAACCTTAGATGGAATGGGGCTCTGGACAGTTCACACCGACACTACTCGGAATTGTAGTGGCCTGCAGTCCTGTTCTTTCTTTCATTTATAGTTGGGTGATTTGATCGCTCTACAATATATCAAGGAAAGAGAATCATTCCAACATAGTTATTGCCATACTGTATACAATATCTAACAGATGCACATCGATGTATACAATGGACCAAATCTGAACCAGATCGGCAATCGATCACCGGAGCACTATGGTATAACGAACGAGATGATTCAACAATCAATTGAACGTA
This window encodes:
- a CDS encoding DUF106 domain-containing protein, yielding MGQSLSKLLDDPEIRTAAETVYRHAEQSDGTVQWQDVRDELTATQWARLIQTEILIDANGRFVIDDPTAVEEALEETPFPEAATTETNGWSTADKLAGICALGLITGYQLTGVREFVGQSVNVVLGPLEALFPLYAVIAVAAVITGLFSTGIQARMTDRDQMSKQRERLQALQNRISAAKARNDETALAEFEDEQQSLVSDQIGMIGQMIRPAVWTMLVTIPIFLWLFWLLHSPATAINATGMVFPVLGQITWTARVLGPIQAWMVWYIICSIGSRLVIRKTREIANSTA
- a CDS encoding DUF2178 domain-containing protein → MTEANRSTKHRIATRRRYKRLMFGCLAVGIVGLLIGSFLDQYLIGVLIYWAGFFGMLGVWQFSSVTLYDERDTAIERKASDYTLSVFAFVLVLGAPGGIMLEEGGVVTLPAAFDGAMWMLVAVYAVFGVVYTVLRNRT
- a CDS encoding helix-turn-helix transcriptional regulator, yielding MKNDLRERRERDGDSQADLAAAVDVTRQSINAIERGRYDPSLELAFKLARQYDCAIEDIFDPDSHD
- a CDS encoding serine hydrolase domain-containing protein, which produces MTDRTHEFDYSPDRPTFQQRALCHPSRRSVLAGVGALAAASYTGIAASGADTPRTNGKAASARDQSSDAPAEHDVSPADIEALIDRQMADAVDEGDIVGATVAVTHGDAVVLTKGYGRITPDDGEPVDETTLFRIGSVTKPIIWTAAMQLIDAGTIDPDEDVRTYLDSVSIPDDEPITMADLATHTAGFEERNQGLWVSDPEERRPLVDVLDAEQPARIRSPGEVLSYSNYGTALAGQIVANAAGQELDAYIREHVFDPLGMDTASVTQPADPPATQGYTALTGSPTAAPGLGVELWPAGSMTASARDMGQFMRAHIADTALGEQGLSLDVVTRMQEQWFTHHPTVDGVGFGWIERTHGGVRTLWHNGAIPGSFYSHLVLVPEADLGLFVSYNTDAGAEAANELVDAVLDESIGAVETPDREPSGRPDHADELAGTYRGLRIADTSHSKLFTTLQAGEIDVAITDNYLITEIGGESTRWIQRESLVFDEAEGQETLAFSEDLSRLYVGHQAFERRSWTESAALHGVLGAGSALGILGGAIGPPLAAGVRRFRSSEGDDSREDGVESVPEDGMAIKSTETTASSGESESNAAGRTGNRIASGRLVAWLESPTVARRTILIAAGLVVTFVVGFGAGLVFDPTLLSEPPLWYRLLLVVPPIATLVMGVSIGSAAVAWRHGLWRRRSLIAYGMLAVSTAVTCWLLYYWNLFGTPG